A window of the Gossypium arboreum isolate Shixiya-1 chromosome 2, ASM2569848v2, whole genome shotgun sequence genome harbors these coding sequences:
- the LOC108466546 gene encoding trihelix transcription factor PTL-like produces the protein MEMENHHHHHHQHHQYGMPDLRQLLNGRPSHFQTVQQGSELFSSGDRNLPPLQHHHQFDMMQMVGRQVVGHELMPRGGLHHEFSSAAAATPAAAMAAAVNSGSTPSASCGFEGEAIAFGGDVGAGRWPRQETLTLLEIRSRLDPKFKEANQKGPLWDEVSRIMCEDHGYQRSGKKCREKFENLYKYYKKTKEGKAGRQDGKHYRFFRQLEALYGESSNSVSGHQFTGNSFGFHGTQNCNIGHSQKLCDSLSLSNSFEFEPSSSDDNDLSTEMEINGGSSEKRKKKRSSGSSSKCWKAKIKEFIDLQMRKLMDRQETWLEKLTKTLEEKEKERVLREEQWRKEEAARIEREQKLWAKERARIEARDSALMEALQNLTGKQLKDIVKPDDWQETEVSRLIQLKTTMEGCSEEILWEEVAAKMACLGFEKSALMCKTKWESIGAYLMKNKDSNKKRKENCDYYHNNNEPLYSDSVSHSNATAGAAGNGVNDSCFRFLMADGENYWESYGLKLNKGENQ, from the exons ATGGAAATGGAGAATCATCATCACCATCATCATCAGCATCATCAATATGGTATGCCTGATCTTAGGCAACTACTCAACGGAAGGCCAAGTCATTTCCAAACGGTTCAACAGGGTTCAGAGTTGTTTTCCTCCGGTGACCGGAACCTTCCACCGCTTCAGCATCACCACCAGTTTGATATGATGCAAATGGTGGGTAGACAAGTTGTTGGTCATGAATTGATGCCTCGTGGTGGACTTCATCACGAGTTCAGTTCTGCTGCTGCTGCTACTCCCGCGGCTGCTATGGCTGCAGCTGTCAATAGTGGTTCAACACCAAGTGCTAGTTGTGGGTTCGAAGGTGAAGCTATTGCCTTTGGAGGTGATGTAGGAGCTGGAAGATGGCCTAGGCAAGAAACTTTAACACTTCTTGAGATCAGATCTCGGCTTGATCCTAAGTTCAAAGAAGCTAATCAAAAAGGTCCTTTGTGGGATGAAGTTTCCAG GATCATGTGTGAGGACCATGGATACCAAAGGAGTGGGAAAAAATGTAGggagaaatttgaaaacttgtaCAAATATTACAAGAAAACTAAAGAAGGGAAAGCTGGAAGACAAGATGGTAAGCATTATAGATTCTTTAGACAACTTGAAGCTTTATATGGAGAGTCAAGTAATTCAGTTTCGGGCCATCAATTTACTGGGAACAGTTTTGGGTTCCATGGTACTCAAAATTGCAATATTGGTCACTCTCAAAAGCTTTGTGATAGCCTTAGTCTCTCAAATTCCTTTGAATTTGAGCCTTCTTCTTCAGATGACAATGATTTGAGCACTGAAATGGAGATCAATGGTGGTTCATcagagaagaggaaaaagaaaaggagtAGTGGTAGTAGTAGTAAGTGTTGGAAGGCAAAGATTAAAGAGTTCATTGATTTGCAGATGAGGAAACTAATGGATAGACAAGAAACATGGCTTGAGAAGCTAACAAAGACCCttgaagaaaaggaaaaagaaagggttTTAAGGGAAGAACAATGGAGGAAAGAAGAAGCTGCAAGGATTGAAAGAGAACAAAAGCTTTGGGCTAAAGAAAGAGCTCGCATTGAAGCTAGAGATTCTGCTTTAATGGAGGCTTTACAGAACTTGACTGGTAAACAATTAAAGGACATTGTTAAACCAGATGATTGGCAAGAAACTGAAGTTTCTAGGCTAATACAACTTAAAACCACCATGGAAGGTTGTTCTGAAGAGATCCTATGGGAAGAAGTAGCTGCTAAAATGGCTTGTTTAGGCTTTGAAAAGAGTGCTTTAATGTGCAAAACAAAATGGGAAAGCATTGGTGCTTATTTAATGAAAAACAAAGATAGTaacaagaaaagaaaggagaactGTGACTATTATCACAACAACAATGAACCACTCTACAGTGACTCAGTGAGTCACTCTAATGCTACTGCTGGTGCTGCAGGCAATGGTGTAAACGACAGTTGCTTTCGTTTCTTAATGGCTGACGGTGAGAACTATTGGGAAAGCTATGGTTTGAAGCTCAACAAAGGAGAAAACCAATGA